Part of the Lolium rigidum isolate FL_2022 chromosome 6, APGP_CSIRO_Lrig_0.1, whole genome shotgun sequence genome, atcaaataaatgatttgtgaacaaaggattgattttgaataatgataaaccaactacaaacaaagaagttatgatgggccctgactccattaaaatggccatgcgccatgaaatccaagatagatgaatactttatgaaagtaaatggatctatgaaattgatagacttggatgaaatatccttgaagaaagcttgacttgtcgaaaaattgtttacgacaaagttcaaagagttgactataataagattagatcttccgtagcaatgcttatagtctatgtggattattctagtaatcactacatatttcttttatgagatatgttagtaggatggcaaaatacattacttatcagaagtgtgtactaaaggtgtatacaagatacaaccaagagttttgctgatccatgaaatactagataggtatacaaacttcaattagatgaagtgagtatcgcggagttggaatcttcaccagatgaaatagtcaaagagttttttgatttcatcaaagacgatgaagaggcttgcatttgcaaaaaaattaagtgggagcgttaagacacatttataatactttatgtaggtgacatatagttggttataaatgatgtaattatatacttgattaaaaaggtttcattgagaattaacttcaatgaaaggatatggatcgaaacaaatttagtgtcaagatctatgaagatagattgaaacacataaataagtttaagtcaaagtacatatgatggatattgaagtagttcaatatagaaatattaagaaaatgttcttgtcatgtgaagtttttaacaagacttgagtgtatctgacactcaatgagtaaaaacacatgagtgattatagatcacgaataatatgtacacaatcagatatcatgtgctataaagtgttatgagcatataccagaatgattcatatgatgatcattggacgacagtaagaatatccttgagtactttagaagaactaaggatatatatatatttttttgtatgaagaaatgacaaacaaatcgatgtaaggtgttacaccgatattggtttagtcacatataaaatataatttcaatctcaaattagactaagtgttgtttaaaaagtagcacaatgagctagaagttgtctatgctagatttagaagagttctaaatattgtaacggattctacaaaagaaggcagagtatgtcattattttgacaatgacaaaggatgttaagtcaagaggttctttgagaacttggtgtagttccgacagagtcgaactttgaagctatattgtgtgtgacaatattagtgacatatttcggacagaCGGAATTAagattccaccagaagatcaaacatatttaatgccgactcatttggaaatgagtgatgcgttgagacgcaaatgaattacaaaatacatacgtttcgagcgtgtcggatccgttgactaaaaacctctcccgtgagcaatacatgataaagcaccataaggccaaggtgttatatctttacaaatgtaaactagattattgactctagtgcaagtgggagactgaaggagatatgccctagaggcaataataaagtggttattatttatatctttatgtttatgataaatgtttatatatcatgctataattgtattaaccgaaacattagtacatgtgtgatatatagacaacaaagaagtccctagtatgcctcttaaactagcttgttgattaatggatgattagtttcataatcatgaacattggatgttattaataacaaggttatatcattatatgaatgatgtaatggacacacccaattaagcgtagcataagatctcgtcattaagttatttgctataagctttcgatacatagttacctagtccttatgaccatgagatcatataaatcacttataccggaaaggtactttgattacaccaaacaccactgcgtaaatgggtggctataaaggtgggattaagtatccggaaagtatgagttgaggcatatggatcaacgatgggatttgtccatcccgatgacggatagatatactccgggccctctcggtggaatgtcgtctaatgtcttgcaagcatatgaataagttcataagagaccacataccacggtacgagtaaagagtacttgtcgagagacgaggttgaacaaggtatagagtaataccgaagatcaaacctcggacaagtaaaatatcgcgagacaaagggaattggtaatgtatgtgaatggttcattcgatcactaaagtcatcgttgaatatgtgggagccattatggatctccggatcccgctattggttattggtcggagtgagtactcaaccatgtccgcatagttctcgaaccgtagggtgacacacttaaagttggatgttgaaatggtagtacttgaattatggaatggagttcgaatatttgttcggagtcccggatgagatcccggacatcacgaggagttccggaatggtccggagaataagattcatatataggatgtcattttatgtgaaataaaatgtcgcggaaggttctatggaaggttctagaaggttctagaaaattcggaagaaaccaccaaggaaggtggagtccacaagggactccacctccatggccggccagccctagatggggtggagtcccaagtggactccaccatagggggccggccacccccacatgggaggtgggaatcccacctttgggtgggagtcctagttgggctaggattgcccctcctatggaaggttttggtttcgggtcttattcgaagacttggacaccaacacttgggttccacctatataatgaggggcataggggagggggccggctacaccaaagccaccaccttggccgcaccccttggaggccggccaccccctctccccaaaccctagccgccccactcctccttcttccccgcacgcttagcgaagctccgccgggattctacaccgccaccgacaccacgccgtcgtgctgtcggattcaagaggagctactacttccgctgcccgctggaacggggaggtggacgtcgtcttcatcaacaaccgaacgtgtgaccgagtacggaggtgctgcccgttcgtggcgccggaaccgatcgtgatcaagatcttctacgcgcttttgcaagcggcaagtgaacgtctaccgcagcaacaagagcctcatcttgtaggctttggaatctcttcaagggtgagactcgataccccctcgttgctaccatcttctagattgcatcttggcttggattgcgtgttcgcggtaggaaaatttttgttttctatgcaacgttatcctacagtataTTGCAGCTAATTAGGCAGCCAAATATTCTCCGGTTTTGAGATAGATCACAAAACTGTGAGAGAGACCACAAGATACACTGATACACATGTACCGGTTATATCCAAGGAAATATCTCATTGATGGATTAAGATATCTAGGCACCGATGCAAACCAGAATGAAATGGGCAATGCCACATATATTGACAAGACTCTTGCTATATTTGTAGATCACACGGATTTTCTGAGGACACAGAGAGGCGATCTTATCAATCCAACAAACATGGCAAGATCAACTACATCAGTTGGTTCGCTTTATAGCTGATACATGTTGCTGATTATGAACAACAATTTGTGTTATAAGTTATAACAGATAGAAAGTGGTGGTGATTTTGAATTCTATGACAATGACCAATATTGATACATATGTGAATGACAAGTTGACAACCATGTGAGATTACTAATTGTTGAACCTGGAGATGAGGATGCACTTGATAATAGATGCCTAAATTTGGGAGAAGAGGGAAGACATAAATTAACATGGACACTCGTATATTTAAAAAGGTCGGTTCGTCCGCGCCCCATCCTAGACACTCGTATATTTAAAAATCTTCACATCATGGATGAGTTGTAGGACTAAATTGGTGTAATTAGTTTTTTTCTAGAATAATTGGTGTAATTAGTTTTTTTTAGGTTGAATTGGTGTAATTAGTTGTACCATCGCAGACTGTCTTGGGACCATACTGGGCCGCGGCCCGGTCTCCCGAATGGTACCTAACCCTGTTAGATGGCCCATGCGAAGTGTTTGATACAAGAAGTTAGCCCAGTAAGAAATAATTGGCCCGGTCTAGGTTGCACAGTATTGACTCCGGTGTGGCTGGAGTATTACGCGACCCGCTACAACGAGGCtagggttgaaaatgaaaggGAAACTTTCCGTCCATTTtcgaagaaaaaggaaatggagAGAAAAAAAGGGAAAATGAAATGGCATTTTGCGGAAAACGAAAGGAAACGGAAGGATCATAAAAGGAAACGGAAATGAAAACGAGGGAGTTGTTTCCGATGGAAACGAAAACGGCAAAGGAAATTCTGGATAAACAAATATGAAAAGTTTCCGCAAATGTAACCTAGAGAGGCCCATGTTCTTGGTAGGCCTACATTTATACACGAAACTAGGCCTGTAGGCCACCTACTAATTATAGACAGCCGCCTACAGTCTCGACGACTCATCTCTGTTTGGGACGATTCCACAAGACCTAGTCCCAACTCCCAAGCGATCGCAGCGATCGCGGCTTCTTCCTACAAGACGAGCGATCAGGCGGCCAAGCGAATGCCCACGAATAGTCTTAGTGTTGAcgcaaaaatatttatgtgaacTTGCGCTTGTCTAAGTGTTAAACTATGTctgttactccctccgtcactAAAAAAAGGATGTCCTAACTTTGtcaagatgtatctagatactaaattgggtctagatatatccaaatttggACAAAGTTGAGACACCCTTTTAGTGATGAAGGtagtattttatgttgaattgccGCTTGTTGAAGTTGAGTGATATTCCTTGTCTTATTGTCTACTTCGTTATACGTGCCTTTTCGGTATACAGACCAAGGTAATATGCCGCTATTTTATTGTGACAAATATTCATTTTCGTAATGTATCCGTCCCGTATCCTCTCCATATTCATCTCCGGTGATTTTCGTTTCTATATTCGTTTCTGGGATTTTCAATTTGGTTTTCGATTCCGTTAAGGTAGGCGGAAACAAAAACGATAAGACAAATTCCGTCCGTTTTCGTTCCGTTTTCAACCGTAAGCGAGGCCGACCGCGCGCGTCGCAGGCCAGCCGAAACTCCGAACCGATCGGGTCAGACTGCACCAGTTCGCCCGCCCGCCCGCACGGATCCAGCCCAGCCCTTCTCCCTCCTCCCAGCCTTGCCTGCATACCACGACGTACACCCATCACCGTGAGCCCGCGAGCAGCCCCACCGCATCCCGTCGCCGGCGAACGCCACTGCCTCCGGCAGCCAAATACAGGCACACGCCTCCTCGGCGGCCTCCCCCGGCGCCCCTCCGACTCTCAGGAACCCGCGCGCCCACCTGTCTCTCCCAGGCTCCCCTgctccaaaccctaaccctagctcccGGCGCAGGGCTGTCTAGGTGCGTCCCCTGCTCAATCCAATGCTCCTCTCGGTACCCCTCTGCCTTGCTCCGTTGCCTAGACTCGCAATTGAGGTGTGCTGAGTTAGGCGCGATGCTGCGGGAGATGCTTTCAGCGAGCACTGTTGCTCttgaattgtgtgcttcattattACAGATGCTCATGCTAGTCTTCTCTGCATATCTGGTAGTGCGCATAAAACAAAGCCATTGGCATGCGTGGTCTTAAAGTGTACCGTACTTTTGACTGTGTGTACCTCTAAAGTGTGAGATGTTAGCATGTTGTCCCTGTTATGTGGGGCATGGCCTGTTATTAATGTATATAGGCTATAACCTTCACATTGTCCAGCATCATGTTTCCTTTGTTCGATTATGCAAAATGCTGTCATGTTGTGCGCTCATTCTTTGATTCAGCAGCGGAAGGCATGTGACATATGTGTTCTAAAATCCTCTTTTTAGTAGGGATTGCCTTCATTTGCTCGCACCTTCTGTTAGTTTTGTTGTTATTGTTTCTTTTGTTGATATGTCGTTTATGCCAGTCTATCTGTTTACAGGCCATTTTATATCTTGGTGTTCCGTGTGTCCGCGAGGAGGATACGCGCGCTGGATGGCTCCAAGTTTCTGAGTGAAATGTGCTTGCAGTGATGTATGGGCAAAGCCTGCTTCTGTGGTCCACTGGATACTGAGCATTCCTCTATGGGAGGAATTGTTGAATGCGGTGTCAGCACGGACACAAAAGATTCCCCTCGCCGTGTTGCCATAGAGAAAGCTCAGGAGGAGCTGAGGTACGTCGACCACAATGTTGTTTTCGACTGGTTTACCCTCTCCATTGGTACTTGATACTCTTATATACACAAACTTCAGGCAGGAATATGACGTTCGTGAAGAACGGAGGAGGGAGCTTGAGTTTTTAGTCAAGGTACGTACGTGGGAACAACATTATTATGATGGTTAGTGCGCTGTATTCTTCCCCTGGTTTATGCACCTATTATGCAGGGAGGCAATCCCTTGGATTTCAAACTTGGACATGTAGCGTCGCTCAGTGTACACTCCACTTCTGTCACAGATCAGATAGCCGAACAAAATGTGATAAGGTGATAATTAGTTCCTGGTCTACCATGTGATACCATTGTCATAATTATTGGTTGATTTAAGCCTTTTGTTTCTTCCTTTGCACCGACTGCAGTGAAGCAAAAGGCAGTTTTGCATCTGACGCATCACCTCATGGAGATTCGGTTGAAAGTAGTGGCAGACCAGGAAGTTCATCGTGTCGTGAAGCCAACACAGCCGATAATCTTATGCTCTTAGATGGAGATACCAGCAACATAGGTGGGGACAAACTTGTCAAACGCGGCACTACAATCACGCCTCAGCCTGAGCTGTCTTTATGCAATGATGGTCAAATTAGTGTGAAAGAAGTTGAAGATTCCGGTTTGTTCCGCCTTGGGGCAAAGAGCCAAGCGTATGCTCGACGCAGGTCAAAGTCGGGCAGGGACAATGCAAATACTGTGCCCGTTAGGACTCCACCAGTTCCTCCTTCAAGTTCTCAGCGAGGAGATGCAACAGGGGTAGTGCAAGAAGCAGAAAATGATGATTATGATGGCTCATCCATTGAGCGTCCGAAACCAATAAGTTCAAATGGCAATGATATGTTGAAGAATGTACCATTAAACAATCCGGTGGTACTGGAGGTGGGAGGTGTTCAAGCAATTCATGAAAGCAATCAAGAACAAAAACATGAAATAACGAACAACAAAGCTGACATGCTAGCTCTTGAAATCTCATCAAACAATGTGTCTGGTAATTCACAGCGTACTGGAGGTGGCCAGATGCCTAATGTAACTGCTTTTGCAGAGTCTCTTCATTCTATTCCAAAAGAAGCTTCTTCAAGGACAACTTCTTTCCCATCTAAACACAGCGAAATCTTCAGAGAAGCGCACACTCCCGAAAAGGCAGGTAACAGCAATTCTGACAAAAGCATGGTTGATGCTCATGCAGATGATATGGAAATTGAGGCTTCTGTTCTGCACCCTGCCATACAAACTGCTAGGGTTAGTGAAAACGAAGTGGACATGAATTGCACAGATACCACTGAGACTGTTGGTCAGCATCCAGGTAGAAATGATAGTTTATCAATGAAGATTGGTCAAAGTTCTGATGAAGGATTGAGTAACATTGGACCTGGTCAATTGGAAGGCAGTAGCTTGCTGATTGACAGTTCTACTCCTGTACAACCAGAAGTCAGCGCTGCTGTGAAAGATGAAGCTGAAGTCTGTAACAATGTAGTTGACACAGAAAAGGAGACATGTCTTGCTACTTCTGATTACAACAAAGTAgataaggaggcagcttctgattTGGATAGAAACAACAAATGTTCTAGTGCTTTGAGTGGTTCTGATAAGTTGGTTTCGGTTGATTTGCCCCCTGCATCACTCAGAGAGGATATGCCTAATCCTTTGCCATCAACAAACATTTCTGTTAATAACGACAATGGTGTTACAAAATGTAGCCGAAATGACACAACAATCACAAAGAAGGAATGTGAAGATTCTATGATGACAAAGAAGGAATATGATGATTCTATACTTAGAAGGGCTCGGTTTATAGAGGTACGACTAGGTTATATAATATGATCTCCTTTCATGCTAGTTCTCTTGCTTCTGAAAAAGAAGTCATTACTTGACAGGGGAACATTAAGAGAGCTGGTGAACGAGCTCTCTGCAATGTTTCTTTGGAGAAGAAGCGGAAAAGCCACTGGGAGTTTGTTCTTGAGGAGATGGCTTGGATGTCAAATGACTTCATGCAGGTACTTTCTCAAGTGATCTGTGTTTCTTTATTGACCTGTAATGTTTCTTACGTTGTTGTGTGACATTCTTGACTGTATTTATTATGTATAGGCTAACCTTTTCTACTTAATAGGAGCGTCTGTGGAGAAGTGCAGCTGCAGCCCAGATGTGCTACTGGATCGCCTCCAGTGGCCGGGCATCGTTTGAAGAAGCTAATGTCTACAGAAAGCAGAAATCTGTTGCTAGAATTCTGTCCAAGGGCGTTGTGAATTTTTGGCGTTCAGCTGAAACTTTACGAACCACTAGTGGTGAGATTCCTAAAGCATTGCAAGTAGAGAAATCAAAGGGGCTTGAAGAAATGAAGCCAGCTGGGATCAAAGCAGAAAAAGAACTGGTATTAACCATTATAACATTGATGGTCTATACTTTTTTATTTGTTGGCTCTGATGGTATTACATATACGGCCTAGAATGGTTTCAGATGTCTTGTCTTTCCATAAGCCTCAGAATGAAATAGCTACAAATGTTACTTCATGCTGGCGTTTTTCTTGTAATCTGCATAGGCTTTGTTCTGGACTGACTTATTGGGCTTGATATGTTTGCAAGTCGCAACAGCAAGGTTGACATGATCAATAAATTTGAACAGGGCGGCGAATCCATCGAACACGAGAAGTCTAAGTGGTCCCATCAGTCTCCTATTCAGAGTTACGCTCTTCGGTTTCTGGAGTACAACTGTAATGTGTCCGCTTGTCTTTCATTAGCTGAAGCACCACCAACTCCAGAGAGGCTAAATGATTTTGGCATTTTAAAAGTGCCGGCTGAACTTTCAGATGTAATCCACCAGGCTCTATATGCTTTTgatatttttctttctttgcacctTTTTGCATCACGTCTCATTCTATGTGACCTGGTCAAGAAAGCCTGGCACCACTCTTGTTAGTATGAGAAGAACAGGCACATAATTTACCTAAATATTTATCAATGATGCATTCCTATTTTCAGACACATCTCTTTTATGAGGTAGCCCCTGGTGCAATGCATGCATACAGAGAGTCAGTGGAGTATCAATCTGTTTATAATAAGGTAAGGCGGTGCTTTCACTACAGCAACACCTAATAATTTCTTTGTGCCCCTTTTCCATCTCAGGGGTGTTCtattaaaatgttgtattttaATTGGGGCCAGTACTATTTAGTGTTTCACCTTGGTCTTGAATCATGAATTGTATAAAATTCTTGACTTGTCGCATTTAAAGTCCGCACCTGTTGCTTTCAAGAATTCAGTTGGCATTGTGGGCTCAGAGGATATTGGGTATTACCTGTTATCTTCTTAATATTAAATCACTAACAAGAAAATTTGTGATTCCCACAAGTCCATAACTTCTGCAAGATGTTCTATAAACTGAGTAATCACACATATAGTATCCATGTTTATGTTTACCATTGGCATCattctattttattccaaatttaacCTTTTTGTTGTCAAATTAACTATCTTTGCATTGCAGAGGCTTGTTAACACTGGACATAAGGAGGATTATGAGCCATCTACATGCGATTCTGTTCCAGGTTTAAATATCACCACTACTATTTCGTAGTACCTGTATTATGATGAAATGTTTTTATCAATGCTTCGTTTTTGTTTAGATGTACATAGGGAGAATGGGTATGGTGATGAAGGCGAGGCATACTCTTATTTATTGCCTGGAACGTATGATGGTGGTTTGGCATCAAAATCGGGTCATAAGAAGAAACAACAGATGCATCAGAGGATGAATGGCACAAGACTGTATGATAATGGTATTGACCCGTCTTATGATCCATACTTGGAGAACAAGACAGGAAACCAACCATTTTTATCAAATGGCAAAAGACCTCCAGATTTCCTTTCCATTCCTATAAAACGCATACGGACTGCTGCTAGACAGCGAGTTGCAAGCCCCTTCTCTGCTGGTGTTGCCGGAACCCCTCAGTTCACAAGTAAAACAGATGCCTCTAGCGGAGACACAAACTCCTGCCAGGATGATCAAAGTTCGTTACATGGTGGATTCTTCCCCAGGAAGAATGCAGATATTGAATCCACTGTTGATTTTGACAAACAATTAATGTATGATGGCGGTGAGGTGTCTGCTAAGtctaaaaagaagaaaaagcCTAAGTACCCTGGGCACAAGGCACCACAAAGTGCGAGCGAGTCCTATACCTTGATGGCTGGAAAGGTCAGATTCTCAATGGCAACTCCCTTAATTGTTTTGCTTACCGTGTTTGTAGAGGTAGTTCATTCTGCTGATGTTTTAGGGTGTTGCCCATGATCCTAGACCTTAAGTTGATTTGAGTGCTTAGTATGAGCAGTATTATGTTTATCTCTATGTGATTAATCAGACAAAATTCTTATGGTCAATCCACGAGGGCCTGGTTGGAAGAGGAGTATCTCATGATAAAGTTAAACTAAATGCTGGCACTTCACCAAGAAGTACTAGACAATGTTTTCTATCGACAAACTAGTGAACATTATTTGAAATGATGTTCGAGGGCACACAAATGAACCGTGCATAACAAAAATTTAGTCATCCTTTTTTGAGTCATGGGTTTTAATCTATTCTAGTCTTGCGGTAAGAGAGTACTGTAGGGGGTTCAGTGAACCTACACAACACTGTTGCTTCCGAAGTTCTGACTACCATCGAGCAT contains:
- the LOC124660261 gene encoding chromatin modification-related protein EAF1 B-like isoform X3 produces the protein MGKACFCGPLDTEHSSMGGIVECGVSTDTKDSPRRVAIEKAQEELRQEYDVREERRRELEFLVKGGNPLDFKLGHVASLSVHSTSVTDQIAEQNVISEAKGSFASDASPHGDSVESSGRPGSSSCREANTADNLMLLDGDTSNIGGDKLVKRGTTITPQPELSLCNDGQISVKEVEDSGLFRLGAKSQAYARRRSKSGRDNANTVPVRTPPVPPSSSQRGDATGVVQEAENDDYDGSSIERPKPISSNGNDMLKNVPLNNPVVLEVGGVQAIHESNQEQKHEITNNKADMLALEISSNNVSGNSQRTGGGQMPNVTAFAESLHSIPKEASSRTTSFPSKHSEIFREAHTPEKAGNSNSDKSMVDAHADDMEIEASVLHPAIQTARVSENEVDMNCTDTTETVGQHPGRNDSLSMKIGQSSDEGLSNIGPGQLEGSSLLIDSSTPVQPEVSAAVKDEAEVCNNVVDTEKETCLATSDYNKVDKEAASDLDRNNKCSSALSGSDKLVSVDLPPASLREDMPNPLPSTNISVNNDNGVTKCSRNDTTITKKECEDSMMTKKEYDDSILRRARFIEGNIKRAGERALCNVSLEKKRKSHWEFVLEEMAWMSNDFMQERLWRSAAAAQMCYWIASSGRASFEEANVYRKQKSVARILSKGVVNFWRSAETLRTTSGEIPKALQVEKSKGLEEMKPAGIKAEKELGGESIEHEKSKWSHQSPIQSYALRFLEYNCNVSACLSLAEAPPTPERLNDFGILKVPAELSDTHLFYEVAPGAMHAYRESVEYQSVYNKRLVNTGHKEDYEPSTCDSVPDVHRENGYGDEGEAYSYLLPGTYDGGLASKSGHKKKQQMHQRMNGTRLYDNGIDPSYDPYLENKTGNQPFLSNGKRPPDFLSIPIKRIRTAARQRVASPFSAGVAGTPQFTSKTDASSGDTNSCQDDQSSLHGGFFPRKNADIESTVDFDKQLMYDGGEVSAKSKKKKKPKYPGHKAPQSASESYTLMAGKKDYLKKRPEAYQFDPNGNTVNGHASKKIKLLHPAPDISLDALTPVGPLASPVASQMSNMVNPAKIIKIITNRDRGRKSKGLKMAAGHSGPGCPWSNFEDQALVVLVHDMDQNWELVSDALNSIVQLKCIYRRPDECKDRHKLLTDKSSGDGADSADDSGSSQHYQSTLPGIPKGSARQLFQRLQGPFEEETLKTHFEKIIFLGQRLHPCRRKGESQELKPINPLHTSHVLALSQVCPSNFSAGVLTPLDLCDTITSSPDILPVGYPGSHTNVLTLPNHHGSLGPTLPISNMNARLPGSPGMVLGSSLPSPSTLNAPSRDAQRYGVPRPTSLQGDEQQRIQYNHMLNGRNLQQPGVSVPGVRMMSGANGMGMMTGLARCAPVVRPGFPRLGSPGMLNMVSPGNMLSSNGQSMQNSVNLRPGAVTGPGNTMPRPRDPMQMLRPGQNLEEHRQMTVQEYQMQVAQGNSQAVNYSGTQFSNAGTSSPVQSFPVQQSQPNQMPQQVHMFGNTHHSHIRGANQSSPQHQAYVRLAKERHIQQGMMPQQQHPLSAAGTVPTVQNGSQMQPQSSASTAPSSHSHHKKQNPVQSPQDSSVLPNQPANSISNKQKKQQTQQQSRQNQQQRNQGSQQAKLMKSLGRGNVMQPNSPVDATQPSSSNATSNNQVSDRNMVQQGPAYFAGNKGLIPSVSQPGNQPKVYAAHVPQSPIQSSDIGVQGLVQSSPNQTLLAPHQAPIHSSSQLAMQQQQQQRHMNPSHNNIQRLMMQQNRHMNTDGRIELPVDQVQPNQVILSTSIARSTDSGSPGVSSIQQRKQESSQDPTAVTSTSQLASSPQDTFIGNEASLSAPNQGMLQRQMSGGVPIHGHVTGAQRQQQQGRQQLQTQQQHRPVVQGSVYSHPSNSGPG
- the LOC124660261 gene encoding chromatin modification-related protein EAF1 B-like isoform X6 codes for the protein MGKACFCGPLDTEHSSMGGIVECGVSTDTKDSPRRVAIEKAQEELRQEYDVREERRRELEFLVKGGNPLDFKLGHVASLSVHSTSVTDQIAEQNVISEAKGSFASDASPHGDSVESSGRPGSSSCREANTADNLMLLDGDTSNIGGDKLVKRGTTITPQPELSLCNDGQISVKEVEDSGLFRLGAKSQAYARRRSKSGRDNANTVPVRTPPVPPSSSQRGDATGVVQEAENDDYDGSSIERPKPISSNGNDMLKNVPLNNPVVLEVGGVQAIHESNQEQKHEITNNKADMLALEISSNNVSGNSQRTGGGQMPNVTAFAESLHSIPKEASSRTTSFPSKHSEIFREAHTPEKAGNSNSDKSMVDAHADDMEIEASVLHPAIQTARVSENEVDMNCTDTTETVGQHPGRNDSLSMKIGQSSDEGLSNIGPGQLEGSSLLIDSSTPVQPEVSAAVKDEAEVCNNVVDTEKETCLATSDYNKVDKEAASDLDRNNKCSSALSGSDKLVSVDLPPASLREDMPNPLPSTNISVNNDNGVTKCSRNDTTITKKECEDSMMTKKEYDDSILRRARFIEGNIKRAGERALCNVSLEKKRKSHWEFVLEEMAWMSNDFMQERLWRSAAAAQMCYWIASSGRASFEEANVYRKQKSVARILSKGVVNFWRSAETLRTTSGEIPKALQVEKSKGLEEMKPAGIKAEKELGGESIEHEKSKWSHQSPIQSYALRFLEYNCNVSACLSLAEAPPTPERLNDFGILKVPAELSDTHLFYEVAPGAMHAYRESVEYQSVYNKRLVNTGHKEDYEPSTCDSVPDVHRENGYGDEGEAYSYLLPGTYDGGLASKSGHKKKQQMHQRMNGTRLYDNGIDPSYDPYLENKTGNQPFLSNGKRPPDFLSIPIKRIRTAARQRVASPFSAGVAGTPQFTSKTDASSGDTNSCQDDQSSLHGGFFPRKNADIESTVDFDKQLMYDGGEVSAKSKKKKKPKYPGHKAPQSASESYTLMAGKKDYLKKRPEAYQFDPNGNTDALTPVGPLASPVASQMSNMVNPAKIIKIITNRDRGRKSKGLKMAAGHSGPGCPWSNFEDQALVVLVHDMDQNWELVSDALNSIVQLKCIYRRPDECKDRHKLLTDKSSGDGADSADDSGSSQHYQSTLPGIPKGSARQLFQRLQGPFEEETLKTHFEKIIFLGQRLHPCRRKGESQELKPINPLHTSHVLALSQVCPSNFSAGVLTPLDLCDTITSSPDILPVGYPGSHTNVLTLPNHHGSLGPTLPISNMNARLPGSPGMVLGSSLPSPSTLNAPSRDAQRYGVPRPTSLQGDEQQRIQYNHMLNGRNLQQPGVSVPGVRMMSGANGMGMMTGLARCAPVVRPGFPRLGSPGMLNMVSPGNMLSSNGQSMQNSVNLRPGAVTGPGNTMPRPRDPMQMLRPGQNLEEHRQMTVQEYQMQVAQGNSQAVNYSGTQFSNAGTSSPVQSFPVQQSQPNQMPQQVHMFGNTHHSHIRGANQSSPQHQAYVRLAKERHIQQGMMPQQQHPLSAAGTVPTVQNGSQMQPQSSASTAPSSHSHHKKQNPVQSPQDSSVLPNQPANSISNKQKKQQTQQQSRQNQQQRNQGSQQAKLMKSLGRGNVMQPNSPVDATQPSSSNATSNNQVSDRNMVQQGPAYFAGNKGLIPSVSQPGNQPKVYAAHVPQSPIQSSDIGVQGLVQSSPNQTLLAPHQAPIHSSSQLAMQQQQQQRHMNPSHNNIQRLMMQQNRHMNTDGRIELPVDQVQPNQVILSTSIARSTDSGSPGVSSIQQRKQESSQDPTAVTSTSQLASSPQDTFIGNEASLSAPNQGMLQRQMSGGVPIHGHVTGAQRQQQQGRQQLQTQQQHRPVVQGSVYSHPSNSGPG